CCACGTAAATCACTCAAAGCTTTATTTTTCCCTCTCAAAGCCGTAGAATATGAAACCTTAACACCCAGCTTGTTCTGCACCAAATCTATGAGAGTCTTTGGATCCGGAGTCTTGTATTTGCCGGGATAATCAGAGTGCACCACTGATGCGACCAAGCTTGGCGtgcctcttttcttcttcttcatgacaCTTGCATCTCCACGAGAGCACGTATGAATCTTTCTATACGTTCTGATAGAGAAAAAATCAGAGTTTTTCAGCTTTGCAGCTCGTAAATACCATCTGCATCCAGCCCCACGACATTTCAATATGTAAACCCGAGGATTCGACTTCTGTATATCAACCTCAAAACAATTGGAATGCACACCTTTGTCCACTAAATCCCTCACTTCTTCTCTAGTCGCAAATTCTTGATGAAGACTAATATCAATGCCATCATCCCATTCTGAATTGACAACAGGAGGTTCAACTGCTGTAACAGCCGGCAACTCCTCCCTATCATCCATTTCATCACCCTCTTCACTGATTTTCTCATGCTCAAACTCATCCTCTTGAATATGAGGAACAATTTCCAACTCTCCAACTCCAACCATGCCATCATTAGCTCTGGCATCACTCAGATTTTCCTCATTCATAAAAAACATCTCGTTGCTCTGATTTTCTGAGACGATTTTGGCAAGTTCCACATGCAAGACACAACGTCGGTTCTTCTTATCTACCATCATCAAATATCCtaaaacatcttcatcatccaagatataacaagaatttttattattcaagaCCAGCGGAAAGTAACTCAGTTGAAGCTTGGTGGCATCTACATCAATCTTCAGTTTTTTGCCTATTCTTTCAACCAAGTTGGAATAAGTAATCTCCTCATATCTTCCTTTCATCACCAATGTAGAAATATGTCGGTCTACACCATGTTCAATGTGTATCACCACAGATCCATTGCTATCCATACTTCCTGAAATGAGTAAAAAACAACAATATTATTGAGTAGTTGTACAAGTTATATGAGTTTTACGGTTGTAAAAAATATCTGTTATATTATCACTTTGACGGGTTTACATATCAAACTAGTTATAAGTTATACAAGTAATACCAGTTATCCGACGTTCATTTTGCACATGACTATTACAAGTTATATTAGGTGTATCAATACCACCTATTCAATGTGTTACACTTAGTTGTACCAGATTTACTAATGatacattttctataaaaatgttAGTAATACTACATCAGTTGTACCAGTGAAACTAGTTGTTAAAAAATTTTGAGTTACAAGTTGTACCGGTTGTACCATACACAAAAACGatttcttttacaattttatgtTTCATACTCTAACAAAATTCTATCAACCAACCTTATAATCTGACTAACAGGTaacatgtattttatatgacttaaccgaaacaaataaaaataaaaatataagagagaaagacaaaaaagagagaggaagagagtttacacttaccAATAGATTTCAGAACCAAGGACGACGCAAATGGGATGTTTCACGGTGTCATAACCTGTAAAAATACCCTAAGAAACAGAGGTAAAGGTTTGTGGGTGAAGAGTTGAAGAATAGAGGTTTGGTTGGTGAAGGAAATGAATTTTCGTGGTTGGGTATGGTtgaagaagaaatggagaagaagaagagtgattaAATGTTCAGTGGGACCCAGATAAAATCTGATGGCTAAGATTAAAACAGACTCATAAGATCCAGCGGCTGAGAGACAAGTTTCATTAATGacattattgtaaatatttcaTCTTTAAAGATCGGACGGCTCAGATTATAACGTGAAGAATCAGATCCAATGGTTGATGTTGAgctttcattaagggtataatcATAACTTACACTCATTTGTCCCATAAGAGATTAGTTTTGGttgttatagattttttttttgtcctttgTCCCTTTGTAGATTAAAGTCCCTAAATTTTAGAGAATctatttattgaaaattttgattggCAACTCAAATGgtttttagaaaaacaaaaacaaaaaccaaaaacttgattggttgaaaaatagtttgataacaaaagcaaaaagcaaaaaccaaaaactaaagcaaaaacCACGAAAAATCAACCTTAATAACAAGGATGCTAAAAGTGTCATTTAAATGTTTAATCTTAAACTAATAAAGGGTAAATTAGTCATTTTGGCTGTTAatacttcttccaccaactcaaGAACACGGGACTTTTTGATTTGATTAATCAGATCCCACGACCAGCTGCCGAAGACGACCGCCGGCGATTTTCCCGGTTTGATAACTTTCGttccctcttcttcttcctcgcgGGTGCGGAAGTTAGTTTGCTTCTTTATCACCTGGAACTTTAAAATCTACAACCATTGTATCGAAACACGTTTTCATTTTACGTTATAGCTGTTCAAATTCTCGATTTTTCTGATGAGAATCTATATTAGTTCGGTGTACGTGAGTTAGAGAGGGTTATGTTCTATGCGCATTTTTGTGAAGttagtttactttttttttcatgtcttaagattaaatttttttttgtctttttggttTCTGCTTTTATTGTATGAGTTGAGGATCGAATCAAATGTCAAGACTTAATTGGAAACTGTTGTTTTATTGTGGGTTGGCAGTTCCAAGTTTGATGGAAGCATTAATTACTTCCAGGGTTGTGCCACTTCGGGTTGCCTCTAGAAGGCTCTCATCAGTTTCTGCTCATTTCTCTTGCCTTGAGTTTAAAAGTTATCATTGTAGAAGTGGGCGTGTCTCCATCATGAACCATCCCAAATTGCTCCATCCTGTGACTGCTTCTGTGCAGCCGCAGGAGTTGTCAGCTTTGGGGAACGAAGGAAACGTTGTTCCTTCTAAAGGTAAAACTACTAACTATTACATTGGAATCTTAATGTTGTGTTTGGGTTTAGGGGATGATAACATCTTAGCACATTGGTTGTACAATTGTTAAAGCAGGTTTATATTATTTAGGAGGTGTGATCAAAGAGTTATTTGAAATAAGTTATtagcttttgaaaaatttatagaTCATGTATGTTGAGCAGCTGAGTTCCTACtgctgtttatttatttatagaaattatgGATCTTTGGAGAGATGTTGAAGCTGTATGCTTCGATGTGGATAGCACGGTTTGTGTGGATGAAGGTATTGATGAACTTGCTGAGTTTTGTGGAGCTGGAAAGGCTGTTGCTGAATGGACTGCCAGGTTTTACTTCCATCTCAGCccaagtatatatatacattggaGCTCTCTGATTATTTATCATAGGCCTTGTGTGAGTTATTATACTGAGTATTGCTTTCTTAGAGCAATGGGTGGAtctgttccatttgaagaagctCTAGCCGCAAGACTTTCTTTGTTCAAGCCTTCTCTTTCCAAAGTCGAGGAATATCTCCAAAAGAGACCCCCTAGGTACTCATTTTGTTTACTTTGGATATGTTGATTTGTCTCACTCTTTAAGTGTTCCATTAGCCAAGCTCATCTCTTCAAATAGACTTTGACCAAAAGAGTGGTTAACATCTAGCTTGCTTGATCTCGCACAAGATATGTAGAACAACAGGCCGGGTCCATATTGCTTCTGAATTTAATAATATACTTTGTTTCCTTGATTTCTGAAGACTGTCCCCTGGCATTGAAGAGTTAGTCAGGAAGCTCAGAGCTAATAAAATTGATGTCTATTTGATATCTGGAGGTTTTCGGCAGATGATCAATGTACTTTCTCTATCTCTCCTTTCATTCTAGTTGTTTCTTCGCTTTCGTTGCATCAGTTCATTAGTAGACCAGTAGAATAATGGTGATAACGTTTTGAATGAGTTTGTTTACACTCTAGCCCGTGGCGTCGATTCTTGGCATCCCTCGAGAGAATATCTTTGCCAACAACATTCTATTTGGAAACTCTGGCGAGTTTGTGGGCTTTGATGAGAATGAACCTACATCAAGAAGTGGAGGCAAAGCCAAAGCAGTGCAACAAATACGAAAGGTTCATCAAACTTTTTCTTACTTAGCAAGCTCCATTAGTCTTGTTGAATACAACACTCTTTACCAATGAGAGATGGTTTTTTTCAGGGTCGTCTCTACAAGACTATGGCCATGATTGGAGATGGTGCTACTGATCTCGAAGTACGCTTAGCTTTTCATTAATTGAGAATTTACACATAACAAAGAGATCTCAGATGAGCAGCTAACTAAAAACTTATTCACTTGCAGGCACGTAAACCTGGTGGCGCAGATTTGTTCATATGCTACGCAGGAGTTCAGCTTCGTGAAGCTGTTGCAGCACAAGCAGACTGGCTTATCTTCAAGTTTGATCCTCTCATAAACTCGTTGGACTAAATGTCTCTATCTATGGTGATTAGCTCCATTGAGCGAAAGCTGCTAAACTCATTATTCATATCTCAAAAAAATTGTACTTCTTTTCCTTTGAATGTATGAAAACTCCATTGAATCAATAAATGTTTTTGGCAGCCACTTGATCTGTTTGTTCAAGCTTCACTGAACTTATAACAAAATGTTGGTCTTTGTGAAGAGAAAATCAAACAATAGATTAATCAGATCTTGTTGATAGACATTCTGGATCTCAAGTTAACGAACAAAGTTATAGCCTCCACGTCCAAATCCACCACGACCGAACCCTCCTCGGCCACCACCACGACCTCCCCGTCTTGCTAAACCACCTCCACTGCCTCCTGAATCGGCTGGGTTCACTCCAATTATTCGCCCATCAAGTTCCTGTTTAAACAGGAAACTCCATAAATGGCGGCGGATAGACAAAACCAAGCAAAGAAAGAACAATTCTATTGTGGTCTGAAGCACCAATGCAGTACCAAATCATTAAACTTATCGTCAAAGGAAAATGAGATAAACAAAGCAAGAAAACAAACGGTTCGGTACACATATGTCATAGCATCAGAAGATCTTAAAGGGTAATGAAAGAAAGCAAAGCGAGAAAGAAACTAGCTAGACTCATGTTATATCTTTCAGTAACCAAAGAAGCTGGAAAAATTGGTAACACCTGATCATTCATCTGTTGCATTGCCTTATTAGCAGCATCAATCGAATCGTATGTTACGAAACCAAATCCCTTCGATACACCAGTCTCACGGTCCGAAATCACTACGACTATGATgaacaaaagtatatatattagtccAGAAAAAATGAGGAAGACAAACCAATGGGAAAATGATTCAGCTACCATCAACAATTTTGCCAAATCTGCCAAAAGCATCTCTCAAGATATCTACATCAGTAGTTGATGAGAGACCTGACAACAAGAGGCAGCATATAACAGAGGATGAGATTCTTAAAGACAATCAAAAACAGAAAAGAGAAGACTATATTGTCTTAGTTTTGGAGTCTCTGACCTCCAACAAAGAGTTTGGAGGGAGTCAAAGAAAGATTGCCCTGTAACATAGCGTTGGCGGACTGCAAAGCTCTAGGCTGCCTAAATATGTTCCCAGCTTTACTAAACAAATCCATGTAATGCATCTTCTTTCAATCTGTTAGCAGATTTTTCAAGACAAGACAAAAATCTCAAAAGAGAGAACAAACCCATAGATTGGTGATCACAAGGGTGAAAAGCTCATGAAAGGTCCATTATGTCTATAAGAATTGAGTCAAAGCTTACAACTTTAACTCACTAATCACATTCCTGATGAAACCATTTTATTGCATATCGAAATCTAGCTAGGATCAGGAAGCGAATGTTCAGTTTCAGTAAACAAGATCGAAGCCGGAttcaatagagaaatacaaaccTTGAAAGCGAATGAAACTACATACATACCTTTTTGGGTTTCTATGTCGATGATAAAAACATCTCGAGAAGTCGCCGGAAACGAAAAACCCTGCCTTTTATGTCAGAAGTCCGATTCTGCACGTGACGATCTATAGTCCGTTGATTAATGTATGAATTGATCGTGACCGTCgatgaagttttttttcttttttttttccaaaagtgattatattttgttaaaccCCTAAACATCTCTATACAAGTTTCGAAGCAGTAAGCCATTTGATCTGAGACTACACCAGTACCAACATCTTCATCTTGCCGTTTTTTCTATAGAGCTCACTATTGAATTCTGTATATCTTTGCCATTGAGAAGACCTCTCTGATTAACCTTAAATGCTTGATAGAAGTGACTGAAGTTAGGTGGTTTTCACATTATAAATCGAACAAAGCTTGAAAATTGCAATGAAAATAATCTAAAGAAACTGAAGATATATAACATTCTTTGTTAGTACATTGACTTTGTCTGAGTTAGCTTTGCACAAAGCTTGGTCCAATTAGCTAATGCTGTACGCCACAGGTATATCATATGCTTCTTGAGTGTTGACTAGAAAGAATTTGACTTTGTAAAATACATCTCTTTCtgcaacttgtttttttttctatttcataaAGAAAGATTACTTATAAACATGGAGGTTCTCCAACATATTGAATTCACAATCTTTTTTCCCCCAAAGTTTCTGCTTTCTTTTTGGCTATTGGATCATTTCAATGGAGAGGAGAATGTTCCTAGTTCGAATTCTGATATGGTGATGATAGTGATGGGGCAGATTCATCGTTACAAGAGTTGTGTTGAGAAAGAAAGGAAGGGTTTGTTGGAGCTCAAGACATACCTGCTGCTCTCATCGATCAAGGAAGACAGACACTTTTGATACTTGGAGTAATGACACagtgagtgattgttgcaagtGGGAGAGAGTTAAGTGTAATCGTACAACTAGACGGGTGATTGGCCTTGCCCTCCATGAACACTTCCTTTAATAGGTTTACCTCTTGTAATAAATCTTTCCTTGCTGTATCCCTTTGAAGAGCTTCAAAGTTTGAACTTATCTAAGAGCTGGTTCGGAGGATTCAATGCCTCGTTCGTTGAAGGTATACCAGACTTCTTTCCCAGATCATACCGTCTTAAGTTCAGTGATGCATACCCTTGCTGACAAGATTTTATTCTTTTGCAGGTTATCAAAGTCTAGGGAGATTAAGAAACCTAGAGATACTGGTTCTCTCTTACAATCAATTTGATAACATGGTTTTACCTTTCCTCAGCTCCGCAAAATCACTTACAACTTTGTTTCTTCGTGGTAACAACATGGATGGTCCCTTTCCTGCTAAAGGTTTGCTTTTCAATTTCCTTATCCAGCAGATCGTGTCTTTTCAGTTCTTTCTGAACATTCTCTTGGGATCCTTTCCAGAACTTAAATATCTGACCAACTTGGAACTGCTGGACCTGAGTAGAAACAGATTTGACAACTCCACACCTGTACAAGGTAAGTATCTATTTTACTTGTCACTGACAACATCCTGGTCGGTCACGTGTAAGTATCTTCCTTTCCTTTATGTGGTTTTGTCTTGTGGCAGGTTTAGCTGACCTGAGAAAGTTGAAAACTCTGGATCTAAGTCGTAACGAATTTACAGGCTGGGGTCAATTGCAAGGCAAGTTTAGTCAAGCCTTTTAAACGTTCAATTAAGAATGGTGCTGGTGAATCCAAATgttcatatataaatttgttaATCTAGGGATTTGCGAGTTGAAAAATCTGCAAGAGCTCGACCTCAGCCATAACCAACTCATAGGTGAGTTTCCATTATGCTTAACCAGCTTGACTAGACTCCGAGTTCTTGATCTCTCATCAAACCAAATGACTGGGAAGGTGCCCTCTGCTATTGGTAGCATTGAATCCCTTGAGTACTTATCACTGTTTGATAACGACTTCCGTGGTTTCTTCTCGTTGGGTTCGCTTGCCAACCTCTCAAACCTTAAGGTACTCAAGCTTTCTTCAATATCCAACTCTCTCCAAGTGGAGTCAGAAGGTTCATGGAAGCTAGACTTCCAGTTACATGTTATTGCAATTCCGTCTTGTAACTTGGGAAAGCTTCCTCATTTTCTCCTACACCAGAAGGAGTTACGTCTGGTTGACAGACTTCATGGAGTATTCCCTTTTTGGCTAATGGACAACAATACAAACCTTGAAGTTTTGCTTCTACAGAACAACTTGTTTACGAACTTTCAGCTACCCAAATCTGCTCATAGGCTCCTCTTGCTGGATGCTTCAGCTAGTCAACTCTTTCCCCATGACATTGGGTGGATACTTCCTAACCTACGGCACCTTAACCTGTCAAAGAATAGTTTACAAGGGAATCTGCCATCTTCTCTAGGTAACATGAAAAAGATGTACTTCTTAGATCTCTCTCACAATGTTCTCTACGGAAAGCTACCAAGGAGTTTAACAATGGGGTGTTATTCTTTGATGTTTCTTAAGCTTTCTCACAACAAACTTAGAGGCAACATTTTTCCAGAGCCACTTCCTTGCAGGTATTGTCTTTGGATAATAACCAGTTTTCAGGGAGGATTGGAGATGGTTTGCTGAACTCAAGTTCCATGTCTGTGCTTGACTTGTCGAATAACTATCTCACTGGTGTTATTCCTGGTTGGATTGGCAACTTGTATGGCTTGTCTATGCTCTTGATTCCAAACAATTACCTAGAAGGTCAAATACCTGTTTCTTTGATTGACATATCCTTCCTTGTGTTGTTGGACCTCTCTGCAAACAGATTATCTGGTGACCTACCTCACCGCTTCAGCTCTGATACAAGAATGCTGTTCCTGCAGGATAATAATTTCTCAGGGACTATCCCAGACACAGTACTGGGAAATGCCTCTATACTTGATCTAAGAAACAACAGATTGTCCGGGAATATCCCCAAGTTTGTCAGCAACCAAAAGATCTATATTCTTCTTCTGAGGGGGAATAACTTAGCAGGCTCTATTCCTTCCCAGATGTGTGGCTTAACCAACATCCAACTTTTGGACCTTTCTGACAACAGACTGAATGGATCTATACCCTCATGTTTTAGCAATATATCATTTAGTTTCCCTAAGCTACAACACGATGGGCAAGAGGGTTATGATAATGCTGGATTGATGTTTGTGTCTAGTGATATCTTTGGAGGCATGGGTATAGACGAGGAATTCTTCTCCACGGAAGATTTAGGCAGGTATTATAGATCTATGCTTATGTTGGATCCTTTTACTGTAGACTACACGGCAGACAGTGTGATCGAAGTCCAGTTTGCAGCAAAGCTAAGATATGATTCCTACATAGGTGTAACTCTTGGGTTTATGTTTGGACTGGATCTCTCTGAGAATGAGCTGAGTGGTGAGATCCCAGCAGAGCTTGGAGATCTTGTTGATATACGAGCACTGAATCTATCTCACAATCATTTATCTGGTGTCATCCCAGAAAGTTTTTCTAATATGGAGGATTTAGAGAGCCTTGATCTTTCCTTCAACCTCTTACACGGCCAAATCCCGAGCCAGCTTACAAAGCTAAGCAGTCTTGCTGTGTTTAATGTCTCTTACAACAACTTATCAGGTATCATTCCATTGAAAGGGCAGTTTAGCACCTTTGATGAAACCAGCTACATTGGCAATCCTCTTCTCTGTGGACAACCCACCAACAGAAGTTGTAATGGTGACACTTTAAAAGAAACGCCGGCGGATGttggagaagaggaagaagatgtgaTTGACATTGTATCTTTCTACTGGAGCATTATTGCAGCCTATGTGACAGTACTGCTAGGGATACTTGCTTCACTCTCTTTTGATTCTTCGTGGAGCCGAACATGGTTTTCTGTTGTTGATGCTTTCATCCATAAAGTGAAAAGTCTGATATCATAGACTTTTAGTCAGGTACTAAACCATATGTCAatgtttcttctcttttctttttcttttataataagATGTAATGTGAAATGTTCTTTGGCTTGTAAGTTGTAACTCATGTATTGTAGCTCCTCATGAGAGCATTACTTGTATTCTGTTCCTGTGCTATACTTACTGTCTGTTCCTCTGAGTTTTGAAGTACTGTAATGTCTCaaacttgttttaatgcatgaaTCACCAAACAAAGAAGACAGAAAGGAAAGAGAGAGTATGGAGGATGTTTCTCCACAGGTCGTATTAAGACCAGATAGACTGTGAATGAGAATCAGAGATGATGAAGGAATACCAGATGTCTCAACAAGTCTGGCAGGTTTCATAATCAACTATTGGTCCTCTCAAAGTGGGTGGCATCACCTGATTCTGTAAGCCTCTTGAGTTTAAGCTTAGTAGCTACTTTCGAGTATCAAAGACACTTTTGGATTGCACTGCCTCTAATATCTCTCTAAGAGCTCTGAGATCCTTCCCCGAATGCTTTAACTCGGACATCTTTCAACCTTCCCTCCAATGCCTGCAGGCTTGCTTTTGTGAAAACCAGCTTCtgtcagtttgcttccatggaGCTGGTTCAATGGGAAGTCTCACAAGGGTTTCATAACAAACTCAGAGCTTCTCCATCTTGGAGATCTCCAGTTTCTTGTGAATCAATTCCCACATTATATGTATTAAGACAGAACTTGACAAAGATATTGCAAAGTTTTTACATTGCTTGCAAgttgaaaataaacaaaaacaaaaaaagaagatgaaacagaGAAATTGCACAAagcagaaagagagagaaagtagatcgaGTTGGTTCCGGCGTACGGCCGGTGCGTGCGCGCGCGTGCCGTCGCCGGAACCGGAGTCAGTCCGTTTTTAAAGCAATCCTAGTATCTCTTTTTCGTATCCCTTCCACCTTTGCCTTGTCTGAGCTCTGGCGGCGACTGAATCCATGGTGCATGGCGGTTTGTCTGTTTTGGAGTTAAGACGCGACTGTGGGTTGGGGTTCTGTGGTGGAGAGACGGATCGGTTAGATCAAGGTGCGATTCCAGGAGGAGGAGGCTCCTACAGCTCCGTCGTTGTCAGTTTTCTCCGGGAGGTGGAAGTTCTTATTTGCTCCGCCGCCGCCGGTTCAGTTTTTTCGGGAAGGGGAGGCTTACAGAGCTCTGCTGTCGCCGTATAGTTTCCGGAGGGTGGAGGCTTCCTTAGCTCTACGCTGCCGGCTTGGAAC
This region of Brassica napus cultivar Da-Ae chromosome C5, Da-Ae, whole genome shotgun sequence genomic DNA includes:
- the LOC106427146 gene encoding glycine-rich RNA-binding protein 6, mitochondrial-like, translating into MHYMDLFSKAGNIFRQPRALQSANAMLQGNLSLTPSKLFVGGLSSTTDVDILRDAFGRFGKIVDVVVISDRETGVSKGFGFVTYDSIDAANKAMQQMNDQELDGRIIGVNPADSGGSGGGLARRGGRGGGRGGFGRGGFGRGGYNFVR
- the LOC106427145 gene encoding phosphoserine phosphatase, chloroplastic-like — translated: MEALITSRVVPLRVASRRLSSVSAHFSCLEFKSYHCRSGRVSIMNHPKLLHPVTASVQPQELSALGNEGNVVPSKEIMDLWRDVEAVCFDVDSTVCVDEGIDELAEFCGAGKAVAEWTARAMGGSVPFEEALAARLSLFKPSLSKVEEYLQKRPPRLSPGIEELVRKLRANKIDVYLISGGFRQMINPVASILGIPRENIFANNILFGNSGEFVGFDENEPTSRSGGKAKAVQQIRKGRLYKTMAMIGDGATDLEARKPGGADLFICYAGVQLREAVAAQADWLIFKFDPLINSLD